The Aphis gossypii isolate Hap1 chromosome 3, ASM2018417v2, whole genome shotgun sequence genome includes a region encoding these proteins:
- the LOC114131448 gene encoding microtubule-associated protein futsch-like isoform X40, protein MGNPSDHVETPLTGGYLLIVLAEPRTAEHKLAILKKLTKGLSCWNYEESGVEIVTELNAIVNQNIEGEEGKNGEQLFQYVSDNLVAEILINPQHSTLVQCVRNLLASFTKYRCIIHAGYSFTENGSWIVQDGSFSVIDFLDAYKTAEAQRTIRLHENHIRIDLHCSADADWNQVSRLKGTRFLLNPPEKIVDNESIESTVRWLCDKIEVVELDILLEGSQVVGNIRFSRPTLYVFPAGQGDSALFGINGFNMLIDGGAGRNSCFWGFARHLDRLDAVLLTRLNSSNLEGVASFLKRKTMSSLYPQIGHFFCNFKTRKQISSPNTDAKQDVLSISLIDTAQSIITDLKQLQLRPHLCYRNINLEPINLYHKVGHGKLDMYVLNPSKDSKEVKDFLTKWNEGDQKLFNPTKDLQFPLPNIISVCTLLVWQPANPNTTITRIFFPGSSPQNKIFESLERVRHLEFLKHPSCSIKSMSSSTSVTIKSQTTKKTVLEKMIPGETKAVKTMENLEVSTSASNAVIQTAIIPTVPKEGTPKPKFPVEAEKSKPNLKTVTKETVNSKTKIEHKYSSISAKVNSNKVIQKSTTIKKTLKLSSKSPPTDKSTPTTPIENQEKTPKPIKQVIKPKSTIKSPSSTPTKSKKEEANRKVLVSSRTNSGLKRTQITKKEIKPAKPINEIETEGISSKKDSNIIYKSSLISGDKDKSGEEEDILIVEKVAITPEKLLTPDGKKIIANELDGILTTAKDIVIKEKCVEKLSDSGATTAPTMPEDEKINDSKKEIEVNESDQKSEEFKKAKDALKTPDEVADLPFHEEADEHKTKVTEKVIETEIESQEIVQVENAEYVLVSLDSSPEALKRQVLDNVNLLDTELDEESEKEDEYVEKKESKLIEHLLESSKDLCEITDKIDELKKQNEHEINNHLIHENLQNYSHGNTETINVCAELINQEKQIEIQEKAKSRGSLSDETLQTMVNETITTATNVINRSGSTTEEQERVSEHIRATHESKVSTKPDSIDNEQVQSSLNDTNTSSSKITSRSGSISIDKKANTTEKTTDKQDSKASSNAGSVCEEPVKSPVNETVTSSSKVASRSGSITDDQAKTTEISEDKKDSKASSKEASVCDEPVKSPVNETITSSSKVASRSASITNEQEKTTGNVNDNQDSKASSRAGSVCDEHVKSPVHETFTSSSKVASRSGSIITEEQEKTTDKQDSKASSKAGSVCDEPVKSPVHETILTANKVPSRSGSITTDEQEKTLDKLESKTSSKSGSVCDEPVKSPVHETILTANKVPSRSASITTEEQEKTLDKLESKASSKAGSVCDEPVKSPVHETILTADKVASRSGSITTDEQEKTLDKLESKASSKAGSVCDEQVKSPVHETITSSSKVASRSGSITTDEQEITTDKIDSKASSKAGSVCDEPVKSPVHETILTADKVASRSGSITTDEQEKTLDKLESKASSKSSSVCDEPVKSPIRETITSSSKVASRSGSITNEQEKTTENVNDNQDSKVSSRAGSVCDKHVKSPVYETITSSSKVASRSGSITTDEQEITTDIMDSKASSKAGSVCDELVESLLCEATASDKIKTMISSSISHEPLHDNQYSKVSRKASSICEEPLKSSELEINTDVTKLKSRPSSINQDQDIVYNSLTDKQEFNASSNETSSINYREPIKIDCFEKNTNERVISSRPNSEEELLDSVPSINKYSTLENTISDISFKEQEIVSTSLINKSNSICQDTESTPTLAMDKYDIETSSRKDSFCQDKNESITISSSSTSSICQEINTQSSKLSSRKSSIIDDLIDKPSKLQIGEKSSSLQESNIYDHSIDDNSKIFNKSGSLCDEMLNMSFNKVTENVISNKTCERIVSPTLIAENTECKIDNKEGSVGEESMKSSNNETGNKGNLISSTLNSIPQKTEEEKNQSSKSSSIFDETQKLQIENNKIILSPFEIIETNVIEKKVEESKSLGRIGSLCEEIAKFLTDDDKKMSTNNTYESSCGINESTLKNNNEVLKVETEPLLQFEKNTYALNKIEKPLQLDDEVKVSEKHDNINEKNTDHSLPAENITVSNIKSSDISTILIEENNKTGIMNVAQMVGKNINDESFTKHTAITDNESKNLKTVNPISSITSEECISKLSNVLIEDIVKSSNEKNIMNNSSLTDICVNQPLGVTLNSEDLGVTKDIVMQLKRDVHEALHQCSSDDERPYTPQSESSMSRSAMNIDEDDDDNEDNKIETDDDMAGSPMSTGPSPIQMQLDNRQVEINIDFNKAIQEHRITRGEDLTTTEANGNHVTEIKTTEHDNINQNQSTSSDTVQSWGKPLGLPPVQSINNNGFDPIREWGKPFGLPSPTQPVLELGETQNMSSKITPKKLKKIMDNKPIINVMDKDSQNRIRRSESPSKLRSRSSSRMSRINPVYLDLIYVPHHGNSKYVSADFFKRVRARNYVFSGTDPSKEVLNALIEGKQAWEDQDLEVTIIPTYDTDTLGQWVAENEELLTKLKIDLSPSASRCTIKLQDHNTSCSAYRLEF, encoded by the exons GGCTTTCGTGTTGGAATTATGAAGAGAGTGGCGTTGAAATAGTAACTGAACTTAATGCTATTGTTAATCAAAACATCGAAGGCGAAGAAGGCAAAAAtg gtgaACAACTTTTTCAATATGTAAGTGATAATTTAGTGGCAGAAATTCTTATTAACCCTCAACACAGTACATTAGTGCAATGCGTAAGAAACTTATTAGCAAGTTTTACAAAGTATAGATGCATTATTCATGCAGGATATTCGTTCACAGAAAATGGATCGTGGATCGTCCag gatGGTTCATTTTCGGTCATTGACTTCTTAGATGCATATAAAACGGCTGAAGCTCAGCGCACAATTAGACTCCATGAAAACCATATTCGTATTGATCTTCATTGTTCTGCAGACGCTGATTGGAATCAAGTTAGTCGACTTAAAGGCACGCGTTTTTTGTTAAATCCGCCGGAAAAAATAGTTGACAATGAGTCAATAGAATCAACTGTAAGGTGGCTTTGTGATAAAATTGAAGTGGTTGAACTTGATATACTACTTGAAGGGTCACAAGTTGTGGGAAATATCAGATTTAGTAGACCTACACTTTATGTATTTCCTGCTGGACAAGGCGATTCCGCATTATTTGGCATCAATGGATTCAACATGTTAATCGATGGAGGAGCGGGAAGAAATTCTTGTTTTTGGGGTTTTGCAAGACACTTGGATCGATTAGATGCAGTACTATTAACAAGACTCAACAGTAGTAATTTAGAAGGAGTTGCATCctttttaaaacgaaaaaccATGTCATCATTGTATCCACAAAtaggacattttttttgtaacttcaAG acaagaaaacaaatatcatCTCCTAACACTGATGCTAAACAAGATGTTCTTTCAATTAGCTTAATAGATACAGCACAAAGCATAATAACTGATCTTAAACAATTGCAACTTCGTCCGCATTTATGTTATCGAAACATAAATTTAGAACCCatcaatttatatcataaagttGGACATGGAAAACTcgatatgtatgtattaaatccTTCTAAAGACAGTAAAGAGGTAAAAGACTTTTTGACAAAATGGAATGAAGgtgatcaaaaattatttaatcctACTAAAGATTTGCAGTTTCCATTGCCTAACATTATATCTGTTTGTACACTGCTAGTATGGCAACCAGCAAATCCAAATACTACCATcactagaattttttttcccgGAAGTAGtcctcaaaataaaatatttgaatcttTAGAAAGAGTCAGACatcttgaatttttaaagCATCCTTCATGCTCTATTAAATCAATGAGTTCATCTACATcagtaacaataaaatcacAAACAACAAAGAAGACAGTTCTTGAAAAAATGATTCCTGGTGAAACTAAAGCCGTTAAAACTATGGAAAATTTAGAAGTATCAACATCAGCCTCAAATGCTGTTATACAAACAGCTATAATACCAACAGTACCCAAAGAAGGAACTCCAAAACCAAAATTCCCAGTTGAGGcagaaaaatcaaaaccaaATTTAAAGACAGTTACGAAAGAAACAGttaactcaaaaacaaaaattgaacatAAATATAGTTCAATTAGTGCAAAAGTAAATTCTAACAAGGTTATACAAAAAAgtacaactattaaaaaaacattaaaattatcatctaAATCTCCTCCTACTGATAAATCAACACCAACTACTCCAATtgaaaatcaagaaaaaacgCCTAAACCAATTAAACAAGTTATCAAACcaaaatcaacaataaaatctCCTTCAAGTACTCctactaaaagtaaaaaagagGAAGCTAATCGTAAAGTTTTGGTTTCTTCAAGAACGAATTCTGGTTTAAAGCGAActcaaataactaaaaaagaaataaagcCAGCCAAACcaataaatgaaattgaaacagAAGGTATTTCTTCGAAAAAAgactcaaatattatttataaatctagtTTGATAAGTGGTGATAAAGATAAAAGTGGCGAAGaagaagatattttaattgtggAAAAAGTAGCGATTACACCAGAAAAACTATTGACTCCAGAtgggaaaaaaatcattgccAATGAATTGGATGGGATTTTAACAACTGCCAAGGATAtagtaattaaagaaaaatgcgTAGAAAAATTGTCAGATTCTGGAGCCACTACAGCGCCCACTATGCCAgaagatgaaaaaataaatgactcaaaaaaagaaatcgaAGTTAACGAATCAGACCAAAAATccgaagaatttaaaaaagcaaaagatGCATTAAAAACACCAGATGAAGTTGCTGATTTACCATTTCACGAAGAAGCAGatgaacataaaacaaaagttaCAGAAAAAGTAATTGAAACAGAAATTGAATCACAAGAAATTGTTCAAGTAGAAAATGCCGAATATGTACTGGTATCATTAGATTCATCTCCAGAAGCATTAAAACGACAAGTATTGGATAACGTTAATTTGTTGGATACAGAACTTGACGAAGAATCTGAAAAAGAAGATGAATacgtagaaaaaaaagaaagtaaattaatagaaCATCTACTTGAATCATCCAAGGATTTGTGTGAAATAACAGACAAAATTGatgagttaaaaaaacaaaacgaacATGAGATTAACAATCACCTAATAcatgaaaatttacaaaactataGTCACGGTAATACTGAAACTATAAATGTATGCGCAGAATTGATaaatcaagaaaaacaaatagaaaTTCAAGAAAAAGCGAAATCTAGAGGTTCACTTTCTGATGAGACATTACAAACTATGGTTAATGAAACTATTACGACAGCtactaatgttataaatagatCAGGATCAACTACTGAAGAACAAGAGAGAGTATCAGAACACATCAGGGCAACCCATGAGTCTAAGGTATCTACTAAACCAGATTCAATTGATAATGAACAAGTTCAATCTTCACTTAATGACACAAATACATCATCTAGTAAAATTACAAGTAGATCCGGTTCTATTTCAATAGACAAAAAAGCAAATACTACGGAAAAAACCACCGATAAACAGGACTCCAAAGCATCAAGTAATGCAGGATCGGTTTGTGAGGAGCCAGTGAAATCCCCGGTTAACGAAACAGTTACATCTTCTTCTAAAGTTGCAAGTAGATCCGGATCTATCACTGATGACCAAGCAAAAACTACAGAAATATCCGAAGATAAAAAAGATTCAAAAGCATCAAGTAAGGAAGCTTCAGTTTGTGATGAACCAGTGAAATCTCCGGTTAATGAAACAATTACGTCTTCTTCTAAAGTTGCAAGTAGATCCGCTTCTATTACAAACGAACAAGAAAAAACTACAGGAAACGTGAATGATAACCAAGATTCAAAGGCGTCTAGTAGGGCAGGCTCAGTTTGTGATGAACACGTTAAATCTCCAGTTCATGAAACATTTACATCGTCTTCTAAAGTTGCTAGTAGATCCGGTTCTATTATAACAGAAGAACAGGAAAAAACCACCGATAAACAGGATTCCAAAGCATCAAGTAAAGCAGGTTCAGTTTGTGATGAACCAGTGAAATCTCCAGTTCATGAAACAATTTTGACAGCCAATAAAGTTCCAAGCAGATCAGGTTCTATTACAACAGATGAACAAGAAAAAACCCTCGATAAACTGGAATCCAAAACATCAAGTAAGTCAG GTTCAGTTTGTGATGAACCAGTGAAATCTCCAGTTCATGAAACAATTTTGACAGCCAATAAAGTTC CAAGTAGATCCGCTTCTATTACAACGGAGGAACAAGAAAAAACCCTCGATAAACTGGAATCCAAAGCATCAAGTAAAGCAGGTTCAGTTTGTGATGAACCAGTGAAATCTCCAGTTCATGAAACAATTTTGACAGCCGATAAAGTTGCAAGCAGATCAGGTTCTATTACAACAGATGAACAAGAAAAAACCCTCGATAAACTGGAATCCAAAGCATCAAGTAAAGCAGGTTCAGTTTGTGATGAACAAGTTAAATCTCCAGTTCATGAAACAATTACGTCTTCTTCTAAAGTTGCTAGTAGATCCGGTTCTATTACAACAGATGAACAGGAAATAACCACCGATAAAATAGATTCCAAAGCATCAAGTAAAGCAGGTTCAGTTTGTGATGAACCAGTGAAATCTCCAGTTCATGAAACAATTTTGACAGCCGATAAAGTTGCAAGCAGATCCG GTTCTATTACAACAGATGAACAAGAAAAAACCCTCGATAAACTGGAATCCAAAGCATCAAGTAAGTCAAGTTCAGTTTGTGATGAACCTGTGAAATCTCCGATTCGTGAAACAATTACGTCTTCTTCTAAAGTTGCAAGTAGATCCGGTTCTATTACAAACGAACAAGAAAAAACTACTGAAAACGTAAATGATAACCAAGATTCAAAGGTGTCTAGTAGGGCGGGCTCAGTTTGTGATAAACACGTTAAATCTCCAGTTTATGAAACAATTACGTCTTCTTCTAAAGTTGCTAGTAGATCCGGTTCTATTACAACAGATGAACAGGAAATAACCACCGATATAATGGATTCCAAAGCATCAAGTAAAGCAGGTTCAGTTTGTGATGAATTAGTGGAATCTCTATTATGTGAAGCCACGGCATCAGACAAGATCAAAACAATGATATCCAGTTCTATATCTCATGAACCACTACATGATAATCAATACTCAAAGGTTTCAAGAAAAGCCAGTTCCATATGTGAAGAACCATTAAAATCGTCGGAACTAGAAATAAATACTGATGTGacgaaattaaaaagtagACCGAGTTCAATTAACCAAGACCaagatattgtttataattctcTTACAGACAAACAAGAATTTAATGCATCTAGTAATGAAACTAGCTCAATTAATTATAGGGaaccaataaaaatagattgttttgaaaaaaataccaatgAAAGGGTTATTTCTAGTAGACCCAATTCAGAAGAAGAATTACTTGATTCTGTacctagtattaataaatactccACTTTAGAAAATACTATATCTGACATATCTTTTAAAGAACAAGAAATAGTTTCtacatcattaataaataagagtAATTCAATTTGCCAAGATACAGAGAGTACACCAACATTAGCAATGGACAAATATGATATTGAAACAAGTAGTAGAAAAGATTCGTTTTGTCAGGATAAGAATGAATCCATAACAATTTCGTCAAGTAGTACTAGTTCAATTTGTCAAGAAATTAATACTCAATCTTCAAAACTTTCTAGTAGGAAAAGTTCTATTATCGatgatttaattgataaaccttcaaaattacaaattggGGAAAAGAGCTCTAGTCTTCaagaatcaaatatttatgaccATAGCATTGAtgataattctaaaatattcaacaaatcTGGATCCTTGTGTGATGAAATGCTAAATATGTCGTTTAATAAAGTAACAGAAAATgtcatttcaaataaaacatgtGAACGAATAGTTTCTCCAACACTTATCGCTGAAAATACAGAATGTAAAATAGACAATAAAGAGGGATCTGTGGGCGAAGAATCAATGAAATCTTCTAATAATGAAACTGGCAATAAaggaaatttaatttcaagtaCTCTAAATTCAATTCCTCAAAAAacagaagaagaaaaaaatcaatcatcaAAATCAAGTTCTATATTTGATGAAACACAAAAGttacaaattgaaaataataaaatcattttgtcACCTTTCGAAATAATCGAAACcaatgttattgaaaaaaaagtggaAGAATCAAAATCTTTAGGCAGAATAGGATCTTTGTGTGAAGAAATTGCTAAATTTTTAACAGatgacgataaaaaaatgtctacgAATAATACATATGAATCGTCATGCGGTATAAACGAatctactttaaaaaataacaatgaagTATTAAAAGTTGAAACTGAACCATTATtacagtttgaaaaaaatacttatgctTTGAACAAGATTGAAAAACCTTTACAACTCGACGATGAAGTCAAAGTTAGTGAAAAACATGATAACATAAATGAGAAAAATACAGATCATAGTCTTCCTGCTGAAAATATCACTGTTTCTAATATTAAGTCCTCAGATATTTCTACAATATTgattgaagaaaataataagactGGTATAATGAATGTTGCTCAAATGGTAgggaaaaatattaacgaCGAATCTTTTACCAAACATACCGCTATAACTGACAATGAatccaaaaatttaaaaacggtCAATCCAATTTCTAGTATTACTTCAGAAGAatgtattagtaaattatcaaatgttttaattgaagATATAGTGAAATCATCTAATGAGAAAAATATCATGAATAATTCATCATTAACAGACATTTGTGTAAACCAACCATTAGGTGTTACTCTAAATAGTGAAGACTTGGGTGTTACTAAAGATATAGTAATGCAATTAAAAAGAGATGTACACGAAGCATTACATCAATGTAGTAGTGATGACGAGCGGCCATATACTCCTCAAAGCGAATCTAGCATGTCTAGATCGGCAATGAATATTGATGAAGACGATGATGATAACGAagacaataaaattgaaaccGATGATGATATGGCTGGATCTCCTATGTCAACTGGACCATCACCAATCCAAATGCAACTCGATAATCGACAAGTAGAAATTAATATCGATTTTAATAAAGCCATTCAGGAACATAGGATTACTAGAGGAGAAGATTTGACAACTACTGAAGCAAATGGTAACCATGTTACAGAAATTAAAACAACtgaacatgataatattaatcaaaaccaAAGCACTTCATCCGATACGGTTCAGAGTTGGGGTAAACCACTAGGTCTACCGCCAGTACAAAGCATTAATAATAACGGTTTTGATCCAATACGTGAATGGGGAAAACCATTTGGTCTTCCTTCTCCAACACAGCCGGTCCTTGAACTCGGAGAAACTCAAAATATGAGTAGTAAGATTACACccaaaaagttgaaaaaaattatggacAACAAACCAATAATTAATGTCATGG atAAAGACTCGCAAAATCGAATTCGACGATCGGAGTCGCCGAGCAAACTTAGGAGTCGATCATCAAGTCGGATGTCGAGAATTAATCCTGTTTATCTGGATCTTATTTATGTGCCACATCAtggaaattcaaaatatgtatctgCTGACTTCTTTAAGCGCGTACGAGCTAGAAATTACGTTTTTAGCGGTACTGACCCTAGTAAAGAAGTCTTAAATGCCTTAATCGAAGGTAAACAGGCTTGGGAGGATCAAGATTTAG aaGTCACCATAATACCAACTTATGATACTGATACGCTGGGTCAATGGGTGGCAGAAAATGAAGAGCTGCTGACCAAGTTGAAGATTGATTTAAGTCCCAGCGCTAGTCGATGCACGATAAAATTACAAGATCATAATACCAGCTGCTCCGCATATAGactagaattttaa